A DNA window from Buttiauxella agrestis contains the following coding sequences:
- a CDS encoding TolC family outer membrane protein, translating into MQKFFFFIIGCLSIQSVNAESLQNTVKQALSNHPEVNASVNSRYSAEQDLRAARGGYLPTLNLDAEAGQKNINDATTRAGGSNKGMNLSPNDATINLNQNVFDGFATSSEVDRQKATVDSRAFNVLNVSETTAFEVVQSYLDVLQRQEYVRLAEDDLANHERIYDQIRLRTDQGVGRSGDLMQAEARLAQARNNLLTEQTNLEDANTTFLSVTGEAPENLSLPENIDALLPKSLEDAKRIMESNSPLLKSANADIEAARQQYEASKSTFYPRVDVELARSVSNDTDTTRAHSEEWQAMVKMHYNLYQGGSDKAAMQSRAYLQKQAQDVRNNTLRQMNQEIGLAWSALKSARDQLPAAADYADRSVKVRTAYQDQFSLGERTLLDLLDSENEVFSSKRRLVELRYLEISSGYRIFARTGELLKSLKINPTAAGQPIDSASNNTLPELQ; encoded by the coding sequence ATGCAGAAGTTTTTCTTTTTTATAATTGGTTGTTTATCAATACAATCTGTTAACGCAGAAAGTTTACAAAATACTGTCAAACAAGCCTTATCAAATCATCCTGAAGTTAATGCCTCTGTTAATAGTCGTTATTCTGCTGAACAAGACTTACGCGCAGCTCGCGGTGGCTATCTGCCAACATTAAATCTGGATGCCGAAGCAGGCCAGAAGAATATTAATGATGCTACTACGCGCGCAGGCGGCAGTAACAAAGGGATGAACCTTTCCCCGAACGATGCCACGATTAACCTTAATCAGAATGTCTTCGACGGGTTTGCGACGTCAAGCGAAGTAGATCGCCAGAAAGCCACGGTGGACTCTCGTGCTTTTAACGTCTTGAATGTTAGCGAAACAACCGCATTCGAAGTGGTTCAGTCCTATCTCGACGTGTTGCAACGCCAGGAATATGTCCGTCTGGCAGAAGACGATTTGGCAAACCATGAACGCATCTATGACCAGATTCGTTTGCGTACCGACCAGGGTGTTGGCCGTTCTGGTGATTTAATGCAGGCAGAAGCCCGTCTTGCACAGGCTCGCAACAATTTACTGACCGAGCAAACCAACCTCGAAGATGCAAATACCACGTTCTTGAGTGTCACCGGTGAAGCGCCAGAAAACCTCAGTCTGCCGGAAAACATTGATGCTTTGTTGCCAAAATCGCTTGAAGATGCGAAACGGATTATGGAATCCAACAGTCCGCTTCTGAAATCTGCAAATGCCGATATTGAAGCGGCTCGTCAGCAATATGAGGCTTCTAAATCAACGTTTTACCCACGCGTTGACGTCGAGCTTGCCCGTAGCGTTAGCAACGACACTGACACCACGCGTGCGCATTCTGAGGAGTGGCAAGCGATGGTGAAAATGCATTACAACCTCTATCAGGGTGGCAGCGATAAAGCCGCAATGCAGTCTCGTGCCTATTTGCAAAAACAAGCACAGGATGTTCGTAATAACACACTACGCCAGATGAATCAGGAAATTGGCCTGGCATGGTCGGCATTAAAAAGTGCCCGCGACCAATTACCCGCAGCCGCTGATTATGCCGACCGTAGTGTAAAAGTCCGTACCGCTTATCAGGACCAATTTAGTTTAGGTGAACGTACGCTGTTAGATTTATTAGACAGTGAAAATGAAGTTTTTTCATCCAAACGCCGTTTAGTGGAATTACGTTACCTGGAAATATCCAGCGGCTACCGTATTTTTGCCCGGACAGGTGAATTATTAAAATCACTAAAAATCAACCCCACAGCCGCAGGCCAGCCAATAGATTCGGCAAGTAATAATACGTTGCCAGAATTGCAGTAG